A genomic stretch from Arachis stenosperma cultivar V10309 chromosome 3, arast.V10309.gnm1.PFL2, whole genome shotgun sequence includes:
- the LOC130967958 gene encoding glutathione S-transferase U17-like yields MAKSEVKLLGAWPSPFVLRARIALNIKSVDYEFLEETFQPKSQLLLQSNPVYKKIPVLIHENKPICESLIIVQYVDDVWSSGGPSILPADPYDRAIARFWATYVDDKLFPAMKSIAGAKGEEERKRLIKEVEEGLALLEDAFNKITSKGNNKLFFGGDQIGYLDIAFGSLLGWLRVTEITTGVKLFDQVNTPGLANWAERFCAHAAVKDVMPHTHKLLEFAKTLMTKLAPI; encoded by the exons ATGGCAAAGAGTGAAGTGAAGTTGTTGGGTGCATGGCCAAGTCCATTTGTATTGAGGGCTAGGATTGCTCTTAACATAAAATCAGTGGATTATGAGTTCCTTGAAGAGACATTTCAACCCAAAagccaacttcttcttcaatcCAACCCTGTTTACAAGAAAATTCCTGTTCTTATTCATGAAAATAAACCTATCTGTGAGTCCTTGATCATTGTTCAGTATGTTGATGATGTCTGGTCCTCCGGCGGCCCTTCTATTCTTCCGGCGGATCCTTATGATCGCGCCATTGCTCGATTCTGGGCAACTTATGTTGATGACAAG TTGTTCCCAGCCATGAAATCCATTGCAGGAGCAAAAGgagaggaagaaagaaagagattGATAAAGGAAGTGGAAGAAGGATTGGCACTACTAGAGGATGCATTTAACAAGATCACCAGCAAAggaaataacaaattattttttggtGGTGACCAAATTGGGTACCTTGATATTGCATTTGGTAGCTTATTGGGGTGGCTAAGGGTGACAGAGATAACCACTGGTGTGAAGTTGTTTGACCAAGTCAACACACCTGGTTTGGCCAATTGGGCTGAGAGGTTCTGTGCACATGCTGCTGTCAAAGATGTTATGCCTCACACTCATAAGCTTCTTGAGTTTGCTAAGACACTTATGACCAAATTGGCTCCTATTTAA
- the LOC130967956 gene encoding glutathione S-transferase U17-like, with protein MAEKKNSNGEVKLLGAWPSPFVIRARIALNIKSVEYDFIEETFGKRSQLLLKSNPVNKQIPVLIHGHKCIAESMIIVQYIHEAWSSSGPPILPSLPYDRAIARFWLTYIDDKWFPPLKSIVLGLDTEPIEEKLEKVREGLVLLEDAFNKISKGKDFFGGDQIGYLDIGFGSFLAWLKTVEVTEGVSLVHETTTPALAKWLQKFCAHDAVKDVLPPIDKLIAFSKMLRANVDLVINPK; from the exons ATGGCAGAGAAGAAGAATAGTAATGGTGAGGTGAAGTTGTTGGGGGCATGGCCAAGCCCTTTTGTGATTAGAGCTCGCATAGCACTCAACATAAAATCAGTGGAATATGATTTTATTGAAGAGACTTTTGGGAAGAGAAGCCAGCTACTTCTAAAGTCCAACCCTGTCAACAAGCAAATCCCGGTTCTCATTCATGGTCACAAATGCATAGCTGAATCCATGATTATTGTTCAATATATCCATGAAGCTTGGTCCTCTTCAGGTCCTCCTATTCTTCCCTCTCTTCCTTATGATCGTGCCATTGCTAGATTTTGGCTTACTTATATTGATGATAAG TGGTTCCCGCCCTTGAAATCCATTGTGTTGGGACTAGACACAGAGCCCATagaggaaaaattggaaaaagtAAGAGAAGGGCTGGTGTTGTTAGAGGATGCATTCAACAAAATAAGCAAAGGAAAAGATTTCTTTGGAGGTGACCAAATTGGGTACTTGGATATTGGGTTTGGAAGCTTCTTGGCATGGCTGAAGACGGTGGAGGTCACTGAAGGTGTGAGCTTGGTGCATGAAACCACCACTCCTGCCTTGGCTAAGTGGCTTCAAAAGTTTTGTGCACATGATGCTGTTAAGGATGTTCTGCCACCCATTGACAAGCTTATTGCCTTTTCTAAGATGCTAAGGGCCAATGTGGATCTTGTCATTAATCCTAAGTAA
- the LOC130967957 gene encoding glutathione S-transferase U17-like, with product MGESEVKVIGKWSSPYAMRVKIALRIKSIEHEHFEETLNPKSDLLLKSNPVYARVPVLIHHGKPISESLFIVEYIDETWSNNNSPSILPSDPYDRAIARFWATYIDEKWFPSMKSIITVETEEEREPYYKVMEEVVERVEEAFGKCSKGKPFFGGDSVGFLDIAFGSFLGWLHVTESLYGRKVLVEAKAPSLVKWAERFADDPAVKGLIPDHDKLLEISKPLQIKWRALAAVGKKY from the exons ATGGGTGAGAGTGAGGTGAAGGTGATTGGAAAATGGTCAAGCCCTTATGCTATGAGGGTGAAGATTGCCCTCAGAATCAAGTCCATTGAACATGAACACTTTGAAGAGACCTTGAACCCCAAGAGTGATCTTCTTCTCAAGTCTAATCCTGTGTATGCCAGGGTCCCTGTTCTAATCCACCATGGCAAACCCATCTCTGAGTCTCTCTTCATAGTTGAATACATTGATGAGACTTGGTCCAATAATAACTCCCCTTCAATCCTTCCTTCTGATCCTTATGACAGAGCAATTGCTCGCTTTTGGGCCACTTATATAGATGAAAAG TGGTTTCCTTCCATGAAGAGCATTATAACTGTTGAAACAGAAGAAGAGAGGGAGCCATATTATAAGGTGATGGAAGAAGTGGTTGAGAGGGTGGAAGAGGCTTTTGGGAAGTGCAGCAAAGGGAAGCCCTTCTTTGGTGGGGATAGTGTTGGATTCCTTGACATTGCTTTTGGGAGCTTCTTAGGGTGGCTCCATGTGACAGAATCTTTGTATGGAAGGAAGGTTCTTGTTGAGGCAAAGGCTCCTTCTTTGGTGAAATGGGCTGAGAGATTTGCTGATGATCCTGCTGTGAAGGGGCTTATTCCTGATCATGACAAGCTTCTTGAGATTTCCAAGCCTCTTCAGATCAAATGGAGAGCTTTAGCTGCTGTTGGCAAGAAATATTGA
- the LOC130969662 gene encoding uncharacterized protein LOC130969662 isoform X1, which translates to MEKVVKLDNWGYEVTTSSQACISAINAYYHQVLSYGREKHVILEAVAHDKDCTLANILASHFLHSSDPSKASFFLDSAKSNLEQATLYERLVFDAVSYLISKDRDDDVAYELHAKLLKEFPRDLVSLKRAQVLCFITGRPDLSLSLVHQVLPQNKGESFIYGMLSFPSLELGRMKEAEEAAKRGFEINKQDSWAHHALCHIYQYECRFKEAVEFMEECSPSWSSCSSFMLTHNWWHVALCYLEGNGPMNRVLEIYDHHIWRELDQPDAVAAEVYLNAAGLLLRLCVRGEMDIIGDRLKILAEYLTDKANWYMKWQLDILTVWTLAKTGEFSKAEELLEGLKLKRISRMTKKKQRVMHRGLVLAEAVYAYGSGNDRHGLEILGPDFDAHSFKLIGASDEQLDVFNEVWYIMLLNAGEAIKAIELMERRIEKRQGFAFLWRLLESAYKLAKMPEEATIANEKARALECAYFK; encoded by the exons ATGGAGAAAGTTGTTAAATTGGATAACTGGGGATATGAGGTGACAACTTCTTCTCAAGCATGTATTTCAGCCATCAATGCCTACTATCATCAG gtaCTAAGCTATGGCAGAGAGAAGCATGTGATTCTTGAAGCTGTAGCTCATGACAAAGATTGTACCTTGGCCAACATCTTAGCATCCCATTTTCTCCACTCTTCTGATCCTTCCAAAGCTTCCTTTTTTCTTGATTCTGCTAAATCCAATCTG GAACAAGCTACCTTGTACGAGAGGCTAGTTTTTGATGCTGTCAGTTATTTAATATCTAAAGATAGAGATGATGACGTGGCTTATGAATTACATGCGAAA CTTCTAAAAGAGTTCCCGAGAGATCTTGTTTCTCTGAAGAGGGCGCAAGTGCTATGCTTCATCACAGGCCGGCCTGATCTTTCTTTATCTCTTGTTCATCAG GTACTACCCCAAAATAAGGGAGAAAGTTTCATATATGGCATGCTTTCTTTTCCTTCATTGGAGCTTGGTCGTATGAAAGAAGCCGAGGAAGCTGCCAAAAGGGGATTTGAAATTAATAAGCAAGATAGCTGGGCACATCATGCT TTGTGCCATATTTATCAGTACGAGTGCCGTTTTAAAGAAGCTGTGGAGTTCATGGAAGAATGTTCACCTTCATGGAGTTCTTGTTCATCCTTTAT GTTGACCCATAATTGGTGGCATGTAGCACTTTGTTACTTAGAAGGTAATGGTCCAATGAACAGAGTGCTTGAAATATATGATCATCATATATGGAGGGAGTTAGATCAACCTGATGCTGTGGCTGCAGAG GTTTATCTAAATGCTGCTGGCCTACTTTTGCGGTTGTGTGTACGTGGCGAAATGGATATCATTGGAGATCGTCTCAAGATCCTAGCAGAATACCTAACTGATAAA GCCAACTGGTATATGAAGTGGCAACTTGATATATTGACAGTGTGGACTCTTGCAAAGACTGGAGAATTTTCCAAAGCTGAAGAGCTTCTTGAGGGATTAAAACTTAAAAG GATTTCGAGGATGACGAAAAAGAAGCAACGAGTAATGCATAGAGGATTGGTG CTTGCAGAGGCAGTCTATGCTTATGGGAGTGGCAATGACAGACATGGGTTGGAAATACTTGGTCCAGATTTTGATGCTCATTCTTTTAAG CTGATTGGTGCATCTGATGAACAACTAGATGTGTTCAATGAAGTTTGGTACATCATGTTGCTGAATGCTGGTGAAGCAATCAAGG CTATTGAATTGATGGAGAGGCGAATCGAGAAGAGGCAGGGGTTCGCGTTCTTGTGGCGTCTGCTG GAGAGTGCATACAAACTAGCAAAGATGCCAGAAGAAGCTACTATAGCAAATGAGAAAGCAAGAGCTTTGGAGTGTGCATATTTCAAGTGA
- the LOC130969662 gene encoding uncharacterized protein LOC130969662 isoform X2 has protein sequence MMTWLMNYMRNLRTSCYSCLENSILNFDLFYLLLKEFPRDLVSLKRAQVLCFITGRPDLSLSLVHQVLPQNKGESFIYGMLSFPSLELGRMKEAEEAAKRGFEINKQDSWAHHALCHIYQYECRFKEAVEFMEECSPSWSSCSSFMLTHNWWHVALCYLEGNGPMNRVLEIYDHHIWRELDQPDAVAAEVYLNAAGLLLRLCVRGEMDIIGDRLKILAEYLTDKANWYMKWQLDILTVWTLAKTGEFSKAEELLEGLKLKRISRMTKKKQRVMHRGLVLAEAVYAYGSGNDRHGLEILGPDFDAHSFKLIGASDEQLDVFNEVWYIMLLNAGEAIKAIELMERRIEKRQGFAFLWRLLESAYKLAKMPEEATIANEKARALECAYFK, from the exons ATGATGACGTGGCTTATGAATTACATGCGAAA TTTGAGGACTAGTTGTTACTCATGCTTGGAAAATTCAATATTGAATTTCGACTTATTTTACTTG CTTCTAAAAGAGTTCCCGAGAGATCTTGTTTCTCTGAAGAGGGCGCAAGTGCTATGCTTCATCACAGGCCGGCCTGATCTTTCTTTATCTCTTGTTCATCAG GTACTACCCCAAAATAAGGGAGAAAGTTTCATATATGGCATGCTTTCTTTTCCTTCATTGGAGCTTGGTCGTATGAAAGAAGCCGAGGAAGCTGCCAAAAGGGGATTTGAAATTAATAAGCAAGATAGCTGGGCACATCATGCT TTGTGCCATATTTATCAGTACGAGTGCCGTTTTAAAGAAGCTGTGGAGTTCATGGAAGAATGTTCACCTTCATGGAGTTCTTGTTCATCCTTTAT GTTGACCCATAATTGGTGGCATGTAGCACTTTGTTACTTAGAAGGTAATGGTCCAATGAACAGAGTGCTTGAAATATATGATCATCATATATGGAGGGAGTTAGATCAACCTGATGCTGTGGCTGCAGAG GTTTATCTAAATGCTGCTGGCCTACTTTTGCGGTTGTGTGTACGTGGCGAAATGGATATCATTGGAGATCGTCTCAAGATCCTAGCAGAATACCTAACTGATAAA GCCAACTGGTATATGAAGTGGCAACTTGATATATTGACAGTGTGGACTCTTGCAAAGACTGGAGAATTTTCCAAAGCTGAAGAGCTTCTTGAGGGATTAAAACTTAAAAG GATTTCGAGGATGACGAAAAAGAAGCAACGAGTAATGCATAGAGGATTGGTG CTTGCAGAGGCAGTCTATGCTTATGGGAGTGGCAATGACAGACATGGGTTGGAAATACTTGGTCCAGATTTTGATGCTCATTCTTTTAAG CTGATTGGTGCATCTGATGAACAACTAGATGTGTTCAATGAAGTTTGGTACATCATGTTGCTGAATGCTGGTGAAGCAATCAAGG CTATTGAATTGATGGAGAGGCGAATCGAGAAGAGGCAGGGGTTCGCGTTCTTGTGGCGTCTGCTG GAGAGTGCATACAAACTAGCAAAGATGCCAGAAGAAGCTACTATAGCAAATGAGAAAGCAAGAGCTTTGGAGTGTGCATATTTCAAGTGA